In the genome of Zobellia nedashkovskayae, the window GCATATTTATAAGCGGATGGATAAAAAAATATGGCTTCCTTTTAATGCCGATGCTTTTGACGGATTTGAAGAAATTCTTATAACCGAGAAAAAGGAAGTTGAGAATTATGGTGAAGAAGCTGCCCGAATCTATTCTGAAGAAGAACATAAAATGGAGCTTGATGCACTTAACCTATTATATGTAGCATTAACACGTGCGGAGAAAGCCCTTTATGTCATTTCAGAAAAAGACTTGGCAAGAGGAGAACATAAAACCGATTATTATTCGGGCTTATTTATTGATTACTTAAAAGGCAAGAACCTATGGTCGGATGACCAATTAGTTTATGGCTTTGGTGATTTGGAGGAAGCTCCAGTCATTCACGAACCAAATGAACAACAGAAAATAGATTACAGTTATACGCATAAGGACAGGTCTAGCTTTAAAATATTGACACGTTCCGGAATGCTTTGGGATACGGACCGCGAGGCTGCGCTTTCAAAAGGTAATCTTATACATTATATATTAGGTTTCATAGAAACGGAAGATGATATTGAACCAGCGCTACAGAAAGCAGTGCAACAGGGCGAAATAGAAAGCCAGGAAGTAGATGAGATTAGGAGCAAGCTGCAACGTGTGGTAAAACATCCTGAACTCAACGTCTATTATAGTAAAGGAAGTATTATAAAGAATGAAAAAGATATTATTACTGCTGCCGGCAAGATGTTAAGGCCAGATAGAATAGTAATTAGAGAAAAACGCGCAACACTAATAGATTATAAAACGGGTAAATCAAATCCTAAATATAAAGAACAATTATATTCCTATGCGGATGCTTTAGAGGATATGGGGTATGTTGTAGAGAATAAGGTTATAGTTTATATAAACGAAAAAGTAGCACCAGAATTCATATAATAATATGTACGGAAAAATCAAAGAACACCTAGAGAAAGAACTTACCGGTATTAAGGAAGACGGCCTTTATAAAAGTGAAAGAATAATAACAACGCCTCAAGGTGCTGTTATTAAAATTTCTACAGGAGAAGAGGTTATAAACTTTTGTGCGAACAACTATTTGGGTCTTTCGTCGCACCCAGAAGTTATTCAAGCGGCAAAAGACACATTGGACAGTCATGGTTTTGGTATGTCTTCAGTACGCTTTATTTGTGGTACTCAAGATATTCATAAGGAACTGGAAAAGAAAATTGCTGATTTCTATGGTACGGAAGATACCATATTATATGCAGCGGCCTTTGATGCCAATGGTGGAGTTTTTGAACCATTACTATCTGCAGAAGATGCTATTATATCAGATTCACTTAATCACGCCTCAATAATAGATGGGGTTAGATTATGTAAGGCGAAGCGTTACCGTTATGCGAACAGTGATATGCAGGATCTAGAAAAGCAACTGATACAAGCCAATGAAGATCAAGCACGATTTAAAATAATAGTAACTGACGGTGTTTTCTCTATGGACGGCCTTGTGGCTCCTTTAGATAAAATTTGCGATTTGGCAGATAAGTACGATGCCATGGTAATGATAGATGAATGTCATGCCACAGGCTTTATAGGTCCTACGGGAAAAGGTACGTTAGAAGAAAAAGACGTTATGGGCCGTATTGACATCATTACGGGAACGTTAGGTAAAGCACTTGGTGGGGCCATGGGTGGTTATACTACAGGGAAAAAAGAAATTATTGAGATTCTACGCCAACGTTCAAGACCGTATTTATTCTCTAACTCTTTGGCCCCTGCTATCGTGGGTGCATCTATTAAGGTGTTTGAACTTTTAGAAGATGATACTTCCTTGCGTGATAAGGTCCAGGAAAATGCCGCTTATTTTAAGGTCGGAATGAAGAAAGCAGGCTTTGATATTATAGATGGTGAATCGGCTATTGTACCTGTAATGTTATATGACGCTAAATTAGCGCAACAAATGGCAAGTCGTTTGTTGGAAAAAGGAATTTATGTAATAGGATTTTTCTTCCCAGTGGTGCCAAAAGGCAAAGCAAGAATACGTGTTCAGTTGTCTGCCGCCCATGATATCAAGCACTTAGACCTTGCAATAGAGGCTTTTATTGCCGTTGGAAAGGAGTTAAAAATCGTTTAACTGCATTATTTACGGTATTAAATGCGTTAAAAAAAATAAGAAATTGATTTTGTTAATAATATTTAACAACTTACATTTGCAGCTAATAAACACTTAAACTTAAAAATTAATACATGAAACATCTTAGCAAATTATTCGTTGTTGCTGTCCTTATTGTAGGCATCAACAACATGCAAGCGCAAGACGAGAATAATCCATGGCAAGTACAATTCGGAGTTAATGCCATAGATGTGTACCCGACTAGCGATGACAATTTCCCGACACAGACTAGTTCTTTCGGTAATGAGCTTTTCAACGCTACGGATCACTGGAATATTCTTCCTTCTATTTCCTATGTTGGTGTATCTAGATCTGTAGGTGACGGTATCTCCGTTGGTGTAAGAGGATCTTTAAACAAAATCAGCAAATTAGGCGATATTGGTGTAGACGATCTTTCTCACTACGCTTTAGATGGTACAATTAAATATAACTTCCTTAAGGAAAAAGTTGTAGATCCATTCGTTGAAGTAGGTGGTGGTTACACTTGGGTTGATGAAATTGGTGCTGGTACTGTTAATGGTGGTGTTGGTGTAAACTTCTGGTTTACTGAAAACATCGGTCTTACTGTACAGACTACTTACAAGCACGCTTTTGAAGATTACGGTCGTAAGCACTGGCAACATTTAGCAGGTATCTCTGTTAAGTTTGGTGGTACTGATACTGACGGTGATGGTGTATATGACAAAGATGATGCTTGTCCAGAGGTTGCTGGTCTTGAAGCTTTCAACGGTTGTCCTGATGCTGATGGCGATGGAATCGAAGATAGCAAAGATGCTTGTCCTAACGAAGCTGGTTCTAAAGAAATGAACGGTTGTCCTGATGCTGATGGTGATGGAGTTGCTGATAAAGATGACAAATGTCCTAACGAAGCTGGATTGGCTAACCTAGCAGGTTGTCCTGATGCTGACGGTGACGGAGTTGCTGATGGTGACGATGAGTGTCCTAACGAAGCAGGTCCTGCTGAGAACAAGGGTTGTCCTTGGGCTGACGGTGATGGCGACGGTGTATTAGACAAAGATGATAAATGTCCTGAGGTTGCAGGTACAGTAGCTAACGCTGGTTGTCCTGAAGTAACTGAAGAAGTACAGAAGCAATTGAATGACTATGCTAGAACTATCTTGTTTGACACAGGTAAGTCTTCTATCAAAGCTGAGTCTACTTCTGTAATGGTTGACATCATCACTATCTTAAAAGAGTATCCTAATGCTAAATTTACAGTAGAAGGTCACACTGATAGCGTTGGTAGCCAGAAATTGAACCAAAGCCTTTCTGAGTCAAGAGCACTTTCTGTAAAAGAGTTCTTAGTAGAAAAAGGTATTGAAGAATTTAGATTGTCTGCTATCGGTTACGGTGAAGACAAGCCTATCGCTTCTAACAACACAAGAAGTGGAAGAAAAGAAAACAGAAGAGTTGAGATTAACTTAGTAAAGTAATTCTCTTAACTAAATAAGTTTAAAAGCCCTGACATTTGTCAGGGCTTTTTTTATTTTTGACTATGCAGAGTTTTCTAGAAGAAGTAGTCAAAGAAGTATGGGAAAAATACAGTTCGCACGAGCATATCGTTTTTGTGCTTCCAAGTAAGCGGGCCGGTACTTTCCTCAAAAATGCCATAGCAAAATCTGCGGACAGCACTTTTTTTGCTCCTGATATATATAGTATTGAAACCTTTATTGAGCAGATATCTGGTTTATCCTACGCTAGTAATACTCAGCAGCTTTTTATTCTCTACAATACTTACCTAAAAGAAACTTCACAAGATAGAGACAGCTTTTATAGTTTTTCTAATTGGGCACAAACCCTTTTACAAGACTTTAATGAGATTGACCGTTATCTGGTTGATGCCAAAAAACTCTTTTCTAATTTAGCTGCAATACAGGAATTAACCCATTGGTCCCTACAGAAGGAAAAGACCAAAATGATGGAGGATTACCTTCGGTTTTGGAATAACCTGGAATCATTATACGGTAATTTTAATACGGCTTTATTGAGCGTGGGTCTTGGACATCAAGGTTTGGTGTACCGCAAAGCCCATTCTGAGTTGGAAACTTACTTAGAAAAGAACCCAAAGAAGTTTTTTGTATTCATAGGGTTCAATGCTTTGAATACGGCAGAAACTAAAATAATACAACATATTCTTGATCATGCCAATTCTGATATTTATTGGGATATAGATTCTTACTTTTTAGAGGATAAGGTTCATGACGCGGGTTTCTTTTTGAGACAACACCTTAAAACGTGGCCTTATCTAAAAGAAAATGCACTTAAAGGTGTAAGCTCATACTATCTAGGAGATAAAGCGATTAACGTGATCGGAGTGCCCAAGAATGTCTCACAAGCAAAGTATACTGCCCATTTACTTGAGAGTATTCATGGCCAGAAAGCTTCTGATTTAAAACGAACCGCTGTTGTACTAGGTGATGAATCTCTTTTAAACCCAATTTTAAATTCTATACCTGAATGTATTGAAAGGGTCAACGTAACCATGGGTTACCCTTTAAATAAGATTCCATTGGCTAGTTTATTTGATCAGTTTTTAAACCTGTATATCAATAGGAACGAACAAGGTTGGTTCTATCAGAATATACTATCATTTTTGGCGCACCCTTATGTGCATATACTTTTAGGAAATGATAACGAAGGTCACAACGTAGAGTCTATTGAAGAAGTTATAAAAAATAAGAATTGGGTGTATATCAATACAGATCATATTAAACAAGTGGAAAAAAATGGCACTATGGCCTCCACATTGCTATTTCATGAAAAAACACCTACTCCAAAAGAAATTCTAGAACACTGTTTGCGTATAATAGCAGCGCTTAAAGACAAACTTCATGATACCAAAGATGCTTTGTCTCTAGAGTATCTTTATAGATATTTTAATTTATTCAACCAGTTGTCTGATTTGGTGGAGAAGTATGATTTTATAACGGACCTTAAATCCTTATTGGGCCTTTATCGCGAGCTATTATCTTCTGAAACACTTGATTTTCAAGGGGAACCATTAGAAGGATTACAAGTAATGGGAATGCTAGAAAGTCGTAACCTGGATTTTGAAACGGTTATTATTACTTCCGTAAACGAAGGAATACTTCCTTCAGGAAAATCAAATAATTCATTTATTCCATTCGACTTAAAAGTACAATTAGGGCTTCCAACCTTTAAGGAAAAGGATGCTGTATATACCTATCACTTTTACAGGTTATTGCAGCGTGCTAAAAATATCTATGTCCTGTATAACACAGAACCAGACGTATTAGAAGGAGGAGAGCGTAGTAGACTTATAAACCAATTGCTGACTGATGAGAACAGAAGTTCTATTATTAATGAGAGCGTAGCATCGCCAATCATATCACCTAAGCAACATGTTTTAGAGTCTATTGAGAAAGACAGTTGCTTGCTAGAACTCATTAAGGCGCACGCTTTAAAGGGGTTTTCGCCTACATCGCTTAGCAACTACGTTAGAAATCCTATTGATTTTTATAAAAGGAATTTACTTGGTATTGATGATGTGCTTGAGGTTGAAGAAACTATAGCAGCCAATACTTTTGGTACTATTGTTCATGATACTTTAGAGGACCTCTATACTCCTTTCATCGGAAGTATTTTGACTGAAGAAAAACTAGTGGATGCTAAAACTAAAGTAGCAGAATTAGTAAAAAAACACTTTGCTAAGACCTATTTAGATGGTGATATCTCTAGAGGTAAAAATCTCATTGCCTTTAACGTGGTTCTTCGTTACATGGAGAACTTTATTAATTTGGAAATTGACGATGTCAAAAAACATCAGATTAAAATAGTAGGCTTAGAAGCTAATCTTAAGATATCGCTAGATATTCCTTCGGTAGACTTTCCAATTAATCTGAAAGGTAAATTAGATAGGATTGATGAAATAGATGGAACGTTAAGAATCATAGATTATAAAACGGGAAGAGTTGAACGGAATCAATTGGAAATTGTAGATGGTATATCCATAACATCAGATTATAAATTCAGTAAAGCTTTTCAGCTCCTTTGTTATGCCACAATGTACGCTTCTGAACATCCGGAAGTACTTATGGAAGCAGGAATTATATCCTTTAAAAAGCTGAGTTCTGGCGTAATGAAGTTCGCGACAAAGGATAAGGCGGGCAATGGCGCAAAAAAAGAAACAAAAATAGGGAAAGAAACTCTTTCCCTATTTTATACTGAGCTCACAGCTTTAATTACTGAAATTTGTAATATTAAAGTTCCGTTCGAGGAGAAAGAAGTATAACTCCCAACCCAGTAGAAATTCTATTTTTTATCCGGTCTAGTAGGTCGCACTTCTATTTTACTG includes:
- the kbl gene encoding glycine C-acetyltransferase — its product is MYGKIKEHLEKELTGIKEDGLYKSERIITTPQGAVIKISTGEEVINFCANNYLGLSSHPEVIQAAKDTLDSHGFGMSSVRFICGTQDIHKELEKKIADFYGTEDTILYAAAFDANGGVFEPLLSAEDAIISDSLNHASIIDGVRLCKAKRYRYANSDMQDLEKQLIQANEDQARFKIIVTDGVFSMDGLVAPLDKICDLADKYDAMVMIDECHATGFIGPTGKGTLEEKDVMGRIDIITGTLGKALGGAMGGYTTGKKEIIEILRQRSRPYLFSNSLAPAIVGASIKVFELLEDDTSLRDKVQENAAYFKVGMKKAGFDIIDGESAIVPVMLYDAKLAQQMASRLLEKGIYVIGFFFPVVPKGKARIRVQLSAAHDIKHLDLAIEAFIAVGKELKIV
- a CDS encoding OmpA family protein; this encodes MKHLSKLFVVAVLIVGINNMQAQDENNPWQVQFGVNAIDVYPTSDDNFPTQTSSFGNELFNATDHWNILPSISYVGVSRSVGDGISVGVRGSLNKISKLGDIGVDDLSHYALDGTIKYNFLKEKVVDPFVEVGGGYTWVDEIGAGTVNGGVGVNFWFTENIGLTVQTTYKHAFEDYGRKHWQHLAGISVKFGGTDTDGDGVYDKDDACPEVAGLEAFNGCPDADGDGIEDSKDACPNEAGSKEMNGCPDADGDGVADKDDKCPNEAGLANLAGCPDADGDGVADGDDECPNEAGPAENKGCPWADGDGDGVLDKDDKCPEVAGTVANAGCPEVTEEVQKQLNDYARTILFDTGKSSIKAESTSVMVDIITILKEYPNAKFTVEGHTDSVGSQKLNQSLSESRALSVKEFLVEKGIEEFRLSAIGYGEDKPIASNNTRSGRKENRRVEINLVK
- a CDS encoding PD-(D/E)XK nuclease family protein, which produces MQSFLEEVVKEVWEKYSSHEHIVFVLPSKRAGTFLKNAIAKSADSTFFAPDIYSIETFIEQISGLSYASNTQQLFILYNTYLKETSQDRDSFYSFSNWAQTLLQDFNEIDRYLVDAKKLFSNLAAIQELTHWSLQKEKTKMMEDYLRFWNNLESLYGNFNTALLSVGLGHQGLVYRKAHSELETYLEKNPKKFFVFIGFNALNTAETKIIQHILDHANSDIYWDIDSYFLEDKVHDAGFFLRQHLKTWPYLKENALKGVSSYYLGDKAINVIGVPKNVSQAKYTAHLLESIHGQKASDLKRTAVVLGDESLLNPILNSIPECIERVNVTMGYPLNKIPLASLFDQFLNLYINRNEQGWFYQNILSFLAHPYVHILLGNDNEGHNVESIEEVIKNKNWVYINTDHIKQVEKNGTMASTLLFHEKTPTPKEILEHCLRIIAALKDKLHDTKDALSLEYLYRYFNLFNQLSDLVEKYDFITDLKSLLGLYRELLSSETLDFQGEPLEGLQVMGMLESRNLDFETVIITSVNEGILPSGKSNNSFIPFDLKVQLGLPTFKEKDAVYTYHFYRLLQRAKNIYVLYNTEPDVLEGGERSRLINQLLTDENRSSIINESVASPIISPKQHVLESIEKDSCLLELIKAHALKGFSPTSLSNYVRNPIDFYKRNLLGIDDVLEVEETIAANTFGTIVHDTLEDLYTPFIGSILTEEKLVDAKTKVAELVKKHFAKTYLDGDISRGKNLIAFNVVLRYMENFINLEIDDVKKHQIKIVGLEANLKISLDIPSVDFPINLKGKLDRIDEIDGTLRIIDYKTGRVERNQLEIVDGISITSDYKFSKAFQLLCYATMYASEHPEVLMEAGIISFKKLSSGVMKFATKDKAGNGAKKETKIGKETLSLFYTELTALITEICNIKVPFEEKEV